A region from the Triticum urartu cultivar G1812 chromosome 1, Tu2.1, whole genome shotgun sequence genome encodes:
- the LOC125528206 gene encoding GDSL esterase/lipase At5g45910-like: MRSSAVRQQLLPCLALLLLAGAASAQAQKYNAVFNFGDSITDTGNLCTSGKPTAITFTQPPYGETYFGTPTCRCSDGRVIVDFLSTKFGVPFLPPSKANGTDFKQGANMAITGATAMDAPFFRGLGLSDKIWNNGPISLQIQWFQQITATVCGDAAACKRYLRDSLVVFGEFGGNDYNAMLFGNYSADQARRYTPKIVNTIIRGVEKVVGMGARDVVVPGVLPIGCFPIYLTVYGTNSSADYDSLGCLRKFNDLSTFHNNLLQAKIARLRKRYGRAARIMYGDFYSAVYDMVQNPKKYGFNAVFEACCGSGGGKYNYANRARCGMPGAAACANPADHLSWDGIHLTEAAYKHISDGWLNGPYSSPPILHT, translated from the exons ATGAGGTCGTCGGCGGTGCGGCAGCAGCTGCTGCCATGCTTGGCCCTGCTGCTTCTTGCGGGCGCGGCGTCAGCCCAGGCCCAGAAGTACAACGCGGTGTTCAACTTCGGCGACTCGATCACGGACACGGGCAACCTGTGCACGAGCGGGAAGCCAACGGCGATCACGTTCACGCAGCCGCCCTACGGCGAGACCTACTTCGGCACCCCCACCTGCCGGTGCTCCGACGGCCGCGTCATCGTCGACTTCCTCA GCACCAAGTTTGGGGTGCCGTTCCTACCGCCGTCCAAGGCGAACGGCACGGACTTCAAGCAGGGCGCCAACATGGCCATCACGGGGGCGACGGCCATGGACGCGCCCTTCTTCCGGGGCCTCGGCCTCTCCGACAAGATCTGGAACAATGGGCCCATCAGCCTCCAAATCCAGTGGTTCCAGCAGATCACGGCCACCGTGTGCGGCGACGCCGCCGCCTGCAAGCGCTACCTGCGGGACTCGCTGGTGGTGTTCGGCGAGTTCGGCGGGAACGACTACAACGCGATGCTGTTCGGCAACTACAGCGCGGACCAGGCGAGGAGGTACACGCCCAAGATCGTCAACACCATCATCAGGGGCGTGGAGAAGGTGGTGGGCATGGGGGCCAGGGACGTGGTGGTGCCCGGGGTGCTCCCCATCGGCTGCTTCCCCATCTACCTCACCGTCTACGGCACCAACAGCAGCGCCGACTACGACAGCCTCGGCTGCCTCCGCAAGTTCAACGATCTGTCCACGTTCCACAACAACCTGCTCCAGGCCAAGATCGCCCGCCTCCGGAAGCGCTACGGCCGGGCGGCGCGGATCATGTACGGCGACTTCTACTCCGCCGTCTACGACATGGTCCAGAACCCCAAGAAATACG GTTTCAACGCGGTTTTCGAGGCGTGCTGCGGCTCCGGGGGAGGCAAGTACAACTACGCCAACAGAGCGCGGTGCGGGATGCCGGGCGCGGCGGCGTGCGCCAACCCGGCCGACCACCTCAGCTGGGACGGCATCCACCTCACCGAGGCAGCATACAAGCACATCAGCGACGGCTGGCTCAACGGGCCCTACTCCAGCCCGCCCATCCTCCACACATAA